The following proteins are encoded in a genomic region of Ornithinibacillus sp. 4-3:
- a CDS encoding phage tail tape measure protein, whose product MSGKNLKVNLVANTSQFKSAMTQSSNQIKLLNSEFKKAAAETDKYGNKLDATGAKKRQLNGIIDQYKVKIQAITTEQRRWTSELKKGNITEQEHAQKQQELARRLNNTQAEMKRYEGQLKRLNAEGKKVTRTYADFNKQFRNVGMTIRNTSAQVGIAAGIGFYAMKRAIGDVLTEAMNFESGMSRVKAVSGATAEEMAAMKDQALELNKTTVFTAEQAAAGMEKLALSGWKAEAIMKAMPGMLSLAAAGSLELATAADITSDTMQAFNLSADKATHSADVFAYAQANANTNVEQMGEAMKYLAPTANSLGWSLEESAAVIMKLADNGLKGSMATQAFGSSLVRLSAPTPKASKLIKKLGMEFFDAEGKMKTMPEVIAEMEKGLSGMSEEQKAATMDVLVGKNAFKQWQILLKESSGTLSETTDELRNADGAAKDMADTMLDNAQGALVRMQSALSALKIELGEKLLPIFANAAEFVMDLANNLSEMDDATIQSVAETALLVTAVLGVTTAVAGLVTAFGALMAFAGPIGVAITAGTLILGTLAAAIYKNKVETERLAEEQEKARTEALRYGDGLSEGTKKGVKGYTDLYEGAKLKMLELRTMSEDEAKKTSAEVVKAFSEMADKVIAELETQREKLTNAVNEVYAIAGDAGKEAANEYTNKAIEHFDEDIANYKRALDVVKKAHDEYSSDLSKMPYEFAHEYQEALKVLEGGSREFARTQDELFNIQKNISGKQGNLVAQEASQWSKKMNDTYQASLKAANDWYVEKQATFEQAVAQGVYTQEEYEQLMIGVQSRTNEMMAMAAKEYEETNQILFDNLDKRGDIIDLKTGEIFERQEKNYVDAEGMVKKSLETQEDYLARWMESNMEHLEGNAEFAQHTQDIYLRDLQAFLVACGMTAEEAEAMSIEIASTVLEGLEEGDERAFEAGKNKGEAHIDGIESTKTEVANAGGEITDVADHSFHQKKDSAHKAGKDKGEAHKKGIESTKSENDRAADGVSKSTTDNLAKTSDGGGGKKAVYDFIAGMRGQQSNAYAQARSTAQRGEKGLKSVKTKSAGDGFVSGFRGSINGGNRSIWSAAWSLGKSALNALKQSIKSRSPSRETGKEGINFVDGFAINISSNKKKAINSAKVLGKESVQALNSELTNYKNAMNALPMALEKNKEVLKVEHEVKNSGLEDQLNALENVMKKLVDVMNSNSEDKGDINVSMNIVVRGQNDIDKIDTMLSNLGNRRKAAFGGAT is encoded by the coding sequence TTGAGTGGAAAAAATTTAAAAGTTAATTTGGTTGCTAATACAAGTCAATTTAAAAGTGCAATGACCCAATCCAGCAATCAAATTAAATTATTAAATTCGGAATTTAAAAAGGCTGCCGCCGAAACAGATAAATATGGTAATAAACTTGATGCAACAGGTGCAAAAAAGAGACAGTTAAACGGTATCATTGATCAATATAAAGTTAAAATACAAGCAATAACCACAGAACAAAGACGTTGGACGTCTGAACTTAAAAAAGGAAATATTACAGAGCAGGAACATGCTCAGAAGCAACAGGAATTAGCGCGTAGGCTTAATAACACCCAAGCGGAAATGAAGCGGTATGAAGGACAGTTAAAAAGGCTTAATGCTGAAGGAAAAAAAGTCACTCGTACTTATGCTGACTTTAATAAACAATTTCGGAATGTAGGAATGACAATCCGTAATACTAGTGCTCAAGTAGGTATTGCTGCAGGTATTGGATTCTATGCCATGAAAAGAGCTATTGGTGATGTACTAACTGAAGCAATGAACTTTGAGTCTGGTATGTCACGAGTGAAAGCTGTAAGTGGTGCTACTGCTGAAGAAATGGCAGCAATGAAAGATCAAGCTTTAGAGTTAAATAAAACTACCGTTTTTACAGCTGAACAAGCAGCTGCAGGAATGGAAAAGTTAGCACTATCAGGATGGAAGGCAGAAGCAATTATGAAAGCTATGCCTGGAATGTTATCTTTAGCAGCAGCTGGATCATTAGAATTAGCAACTGCAGCAGATATTACATCCGATACTATGCAGGCATTTAATTTGAGTGCAGATAAAGCAACCCATTCAGCCGATGTGTTTGCCTATGCACAGGCCAATGCGAATACAAACGTTGAGCAGATGGGCGAAGCGATGAAATACCTTGCACCAACAGCTAATAGTTTAGGTTGGTCATTAGAGGAATCAGCAGCCGTAATAATGAAACTTGCTGATAACGGTCTTAAAGGTTCTATGGCTACTCAAGCATTTGGATCATCCTTAGTACGATTGTCTGCCCCAACTCCTAAAGCATCTAAACTAATTAAGAAGCTAGGAATGGAATTTTTTGATGCTGAGGGAAAGATGAAGACCATGCCAGAAGTTATTGCTGAGATGGAAAAAGGCTTGTCAGGTATGTCTGAAGAACAAAAAGCTGCAACAATGGATGTTTTGGTTGGTAAAAACGCATTTAAGCAGTGGCAAATTTTGTTAAAAGAAAGCTCTGGAACATTATCAGAAACAACGGATGAATTAAGAAATGCTGATGGCGCAGCTAAAGATATGGCAGATACCATGTTAGACAACGCTCAAGGTGCTCTTGTTCGTATGCAATCTGCATTATCAGCACTAAAAATTGAACTTGGAGAAAAATTACTACCGATATTTGCCAATGCTGCAGAATTTGTCATGGACCTTGCTAATAATTTATCCGAAATGGATGATGCGACGATACAATCAGTTGCGGAAACAGCATTACTTGTTACAGCTGTATTAGGAGTTACAACAGCGGTTGCAGGTTTAGTAACTGCGTTTGGTGCTCTAATGGCATTTGCTGGTCCGATAGGAGTTGCCATTACTGCGGGCACTTTAATACTCGGTACATTAGCAGCGGCCATTTATAAAAATAAGGTAGAGACCGAAAGATTAGCTGAAGAACAAGAAAAAGCAAGAACTGAAGCACTCCGTTATGGTGATGGATTATCTGAAGGTACTAAAAAAGGTGTTAAAGGATATACCGACTTGTATGAAGGTGCAAAGCTTAAAATGCTTGAATTACGCACCATGAGCGAAGATGAAGCGAAAAAGACAAGTGCCGAAGTAGTTAAAGCCTTTAGTGAAATGGCTGATAAAGTTATTGCTGAATTGGAAACACAACGAGAAAAACTAACCAATGCTGTAAATGAGGTATATGCGATTGCAGGAGATGCAGGAAAAGAAGCTGCTAATGAGTATACAAATAAAGCTATAGAACATTTTGATGAAGATATCGCAAATTATAAAAGAGCATTAGATGTTGTGAAAAAAGCACATGATGAATATAGTAGTGACTTATCAAAAATGCCTTATGAATTTGCCCACGAATATCAAGAAGCTTTAAAGGTACTCGAAGGTGGATCAAGAGAATTTGCCAGAACTCAAGATGAGTTATTCAATATCCAGAAAAACATATCTGGTAAACAAGGTAATTTAGTGGCACAAGAAGCGTCGCAATGGTCTAAGAAAATGAATGATACATACCAAGCTTCATTAAAAGCAGCTAATGATTGGTATGTGGAAAAACAAGCTACCTTTGAACAAGCAGTTGCTCAAGGGGTGTACACTCAAGAAGAATATGAACAATTGATGATTGGTGTGCAATCTCGTACAAATGAAATGATGGCAATGGCAGCTAAAGAATATGAGGAAACAAACCAAATATTATTTGATAACTTGGATAAACGTGGAGATATCATTGATTTAAAAACGGGTGAAATATTTGAAAGACAAGAAAAAAATTATGTTGATGCTGAAGGTATGGTTAAGAAATCCTTAGAGACACAAGAAGATTATCTTGCAAGATGGATGGAAAGTAATATGGAACATCTAGAAGGTAACGCAGAGTTTGCCCAACATACACAAGATATATATTTAAGGGATCTTCAAGCATTTTTAGTCGCTTGTGGAATGACAGCGGAAGAAGCAGAAGCAATGTCTATTGAGATTGCAAGTACTGTATTGGAAGGCCTTGAAGAAGGTGACGAAAGAGCCTTTGAAGCAGGAAAAAATAAAGGTGAAGCTCATATAGATGGAATTGAATCGACAAAAACAGAAGTTGCAAATGCAGGTGGAGAAATTACAGATGTTGCTGATCATTCTTTTCATCAGAAAAAAGATAGTGCCCATAAAGCAGGGAAAGATAAAGGTGAAGCCCACAAGAAAGGTATAGAATCAACCAAATCAGAAAATGATAGGGCAGCTGATGGAGTAAGTAAATCAACGACCGATAACTTAGCTAAAACTTCTGATGGTGGTGGAGGTAAAAAAGCTGTATATGACTTTATCGCAGGTATGCGAGGTCAACAAAGTAATGCATATGCACAGGCCAGAAGCACAGCTCAAAGAGGTGAAAAGGGTTTAAAATCTGTTAAAACTAAATCTGCTGGTGATGGTTTTGTCAGTGGTTTTAGAGGTTCCATAAATGGTGGGAACAGATCTATCTGGAGTGCTGCATGGTCATTAGGTAAATCTGCATTAAATGCTTTGAAGCAATCAATCAAATCTAGATCACCATCAAGAGAAACTGGAAAAGAAGGTATTAACTTTGTAGATGGTTTTGCGATTAACATTTCATCTAACAAGAAAAAAGCAATTAACAGTGCAAAAGTACTTGGTAAAGAATCCGTACAAGCATTAAACAGCGAATTGACTAATTACAAGAACGCAATGAATGCTTTACCTATGGCGTTAGAAAAAAATAAAGAAGTGCTAAAAGTAGAACATGAAGTGAAAAACTCTGGATTAG
- a CDS encoding DUF3168 domain-containing protein: protein MSDLGNYDAQAELLQALKNDSELATLSKGGFHNRVANKDAPFPRVVYTQLNNVPSGYADNEETEATVNFQVSIFTDLETVIHETRMVKAVDRIMKTLEYGKYDQQGLYETDTKLNHVALRYEKNFYGGNE, encoded by the coding sequence ATGAGTGATTTAGGAAATTATGATGCACAAGCTGAATTGCTTCAAGCATTAAAAAATGATAGTGAATTGGCCACTCTTTCTAAGGGTGGCTTTCATAATCGTGTAGCTAATAAGGATGCACCATTCCCGAGGGTGGTTTATACACAATTAAATAATGTGCCTAGTGGTTACGCTGATAATGAAGAAACCGAAGCTACCGTAAATTTTCAAGTTAGTATTTTTACAGATTTGGAGACTGTTATTCATGAAACAAGGATGGTTAAAGCAGTTGATAGAATAATGAAAACTTTAGAATACGGTAAGTATGATCAGCAAGGTTTATACGAAACAGATACAAAACTTAATCATGTAGCTTTGCGCTACGAAAAGAATTTTTATGGAGGTAATGAATAA
- the gpG gene encoding phage tail assembly chaperone G — translation MTDKLQAEHKSLTLVVEIEGKDQRFVSPKKIPGVLWRQAAMVAEEIESGEVLVSDLDSHLQFVCDVFGNQFSLDQLEEGVDARDLVKVVYAVTIFVMGQVSVAAEMLTSNVDIADINEKKGE, via the coding sequence TTGACGGACAAATTACAAGCAGAACATAAGTCTTTGACTTTAGTAGTTGAGATAGAAGGAAAAGATCAGCGATTTGTATCTCCTAAAAAGATACCAGGTGTTTTATGGAGACAAGCCGCAATGGTAGCTGAAGAAATTGAATCAGGTGAAGTTTTAGTATCGGATTTGGATAGTCATTTGCAATTTGTATGTGATGTATTTGGCAACCAATTTAGTTTAGATCAACTTGAAGAGGGCGTAGATGCACGTGATCTTGTAAAGGTTGTTTATGCAGTCACTATCTTTGTAATGGGGCAAGTATCAGTTGCTGCCGAAATGTTAACAAGCAATGTAGATATTGCTGATATTAACGAAAAAAAAGGTGAGTGA
- a CDS encoding HK97-gp10 family putative phage morphogenesis protein gives MKLNVVGMEDLLSSFAKMEGPTLQRIEREAVQAGAKHVQRIQERNWNRSYKSGEHVKDAITIGRAFETEEGTAINVGPKMSLRWRAKFVEYGTSRQAPQAPVAKSGQQAELIATNAMIRVLERVVK, from the coding sequence CAGTTTCGCCAAGATGGAAGGTCCGACATTACAAAGAATAGAACGAGAAGCAGTACAAGCAGGTGCGAAACATGTTCAAAGAATTCAGGAGAGAAATTGGAATAGGTCTTATAAATCAGGTGAGCACGTTAAAGATGCTATCACAATTGGAAGGGCGTTTGAAACAGAGGAAGGTACTGCTATCAATGTAGGACCAAAAATGTCATTACGTTGGCGTGCTAAATTTGTTGAATATGGTACAAGTCGCCAAGCGCCACAAGCACCTGTTGCAAAGTCTGGTCAACAAGCAGAATTGATCGCTACAAATGCAATGATAAGAGTGTTAGAAAGGGTGGTTAAATGA
- a CDS encoding major tail protein yields MPEKKKAKIIHGLSQFHLAILNKDDATGVEYGEVNHIEGAVSVSGTPNADQSLKYADNGVFAVLGSFESFDVEMAAIDIPEEIQAEMFGEKVVNGVVFSNKNDVAKEVALGFKANLRGGGHRFYWLLKGTPSIIGLDHETDQGTIEGKDASLSIKFAPLLYNGEWRSKMTTEEITPAQWFENVVYDEATALALTETP; encoded by the coding sequence ATGCCAGAAAAGAAAAAAGCAAAAATCATTCATGGTTTATCACAATTCCATCTTGCCATTTTGAATAAAGATGATGCAACAGGCGTTGAATATGGAGAAGTTAATCATATCGAAGGAGCAGTTAGTGTTAGTGGAACACCAAATGCAGACCAAAGTTTAAAGTATGCAGACAACGGAGTTTTTGCAGTATTAGGAAGCTTTGAAAGCTTTGATGTAGAGATGGCTGCAATTGATATTCCAGAAGAAATTCAAGCTGAAATGTTTGGTGAAAAGGTTGTAAATGGCGTGGTCTTTTCAAATAAAAATGATGTAGCCAAAGAGGTTGCACTAGGTTTTAAGGCCAATTTACGAGGTGGCGGTCATCGTTTTTATTGGTTACTGAAAGGTACACCATCAATCATCGGACTAGATCATGAAACAGACCAAGGAACAATTGAAGGTAAGGATGCAAGTTTATCTATCAAATTTGCTCCATTGCTTTATAACGGTGAGTGGAGATCGAAAATGACAACAGAGGAAATCACACCAGCACAATGGTTTGAAAATGTTGTTTACGATGAAGCAACTGCTTTAGCATTAACAGAAACTCCCTAA